A window from Azoarcus sp. DD4 encodes these proteins:
- the rsxA gene encoding electron transport complex subunit RsxA — translation MSSYLFVVISAVLVNNVVFVRILGLCPFMGVSKKLETAVGMGAATTFVLTLGAGSSYLIDHYLLVPNDLGYLRTLSFIVVIAAIVQLTELVIQKTSPLLHQVLGIYLPLITTNCAVLGVPLLNVGLGHDLLESLLFGFGSSVGFTLALVLFAGIRERLEGADVPAPFKGTAIAMITAGFMSLAFMGFAGLDRFH, via the coding sequence ATGAGCAGCTACCTCTTCGTCGTCATCAGCGCGGTACTGGTGAATAACGTCGTTTTCGTCCGCATCCTCGGCCTGTGCCCCTTCATGGGGGTGTCGAAGAAACTCGAAACCGCCGTCGGCATGGGCGCTGCGACCACCTTCGTGCTCACCCTCGGCGCCGGCAGCAGCTACCTCATCGATCACTACCTGCTCGTTCCCAACGACCTCGGCTACCTGCGCACGCTGTCCTTCATCGTGGTGATCGCCGCGATCGTCCAGCTCACCGAACTCGTCATCCAGAAGACCAGCCCGCTGCTGCACCAGGTGCTGGGTATCTATCTGCCGCTGATCACGACGAACTGCGCCGTGCTCGGCGTGCCGCTGCTCAACGTCGGGCTCGGCCACGACCTGCTCGAATCCCTTCTGTTCGGCTTCGGTTCCTCGGTCGGTTTCACCCTCGCGCTGGTGCTGTTCGCCGGTATCCGCGAGCGGCTGGAAGGCGCCGACGTTCCGGCGCCGTTCAAAGGCACCGCGATCGCCATGATCACCGCCGGCTTCATGAGCCTGGCCTTCATGGGTTTCGCCGGGCTGGACCGCTTCCACTGA
- the rsxB gene encoding electron transport complex subunit RsxB: MLSALIVMTGIALVLGAALGYAAIRFKVEGDPLVEKIDAILPQTQCGQCGYPGCKPYAEAIAQGEADINQCPPGGEEGIRKLADLLGREVKPLSEEHGVEKPKSVALIDEQTCIGCTLCIQACPVDAIVGAAKQMHTVVAPLCTGCELCVAPCPVDCISMEPVRETVQTWKWKYPVIEIRKAA; this comes from the coding sequence ATGCTGTCAGCCCTGATCGTCATGACCGGAATCGCCCTCGTGCTCGGCGCCGCACTGGGCTACGCAGCCATCCGCTTCAAGGTCGAGGGCGACCCGCTGGTCGAGAAGATCGATGCCATCCTGCCGCAAACCCAGTGCGGCCAGTGCGGCTATCCCGGTTGCAAACCCTATGCCGAAGCCATCGCCCAGGGCGAGGCCGACATCAACCAGTGCCCGCCGGGCGGCGAGGAAGGCATACGCAAACTGGCCGACCTGCTCGGGCGCGAAGTGAAACCGCTGTCGGAAGAGCACGGCGTCGAAAAGCCGAAGTCGGTCGCCCTCATCGACGAGCAGACCTGCATAGGCTGCACGCTGTGCATCCAGGCCTGCCCGGTCGATGCCATCGTTGGCGCTGCCAAGCAGATGCACACCGTGGTGGCGCCGCTGTGCACCGGTTGCGAACTGTGCGTGGCGCCCTGCCCGGTCGATTGCATCAGCATGGAGCCGGTGCGTGAAACCGTGCAGACCTGGAAATGGAAGTACCCGGTGATCGAAATCAGGAAGGCCGCATGA